The proteins below come from a single Acidobacteriota bacterium genomic window:
- a CDS encoding polyprenyl synthetase family protein, translating into MTVKFTTKINDLWQFVAASKPQIERALEHNLPFAPSTVETEFNAAVRYAVFPGGKRLRPVLTLLGAELFGGQPEDVLNAASAVEYIHTSSLIFDDLPCMDNSPHRRGKLALHEKFGEGLSTLVAIGFLNQSYQLVTLDGRGDRERTVDAILETVQCVGPGGMVGGQSVDLKIATCNECKVCARSLYGGVLNLKTSSLIRLALNLGAILSGGRGDQIDALSDFAEALGHAYQISDDIIDMQQDAAILGNLNPTDAARAAETLAKKVAESKRVLTDNFPPSAARTRLVQLVDYVAERKH; encoded by the coding sequence ATGACGGTTAAATTCACCACCAAGATAAATGACCTCTGGCAATTTGTCGCTGCGAGCAAGCCGCAGATCGAGCGGGCGCTCGAGCATAATCTGCCGTTCGCACCGAGCACTGTCGAAACCGAGTTCAACGCCGCCGTCCGCTACGCCGTTTTCCCGGGCGGCAAGCGCCTGCGTCCGGTATTGACGCTGCTCGGAGCCGAGCTTTTTGGCGGCCAGCCTGAGGACGTTCTGAACGCAGCGTCGGCGGTAGAATACATTCATACAAGCTCCCTGATCTTTGACGATCTGCCCTGTATGGACAATTCGCCGCATCGGCGTGGGAAGCTCGCTCTGCACGAAAAGTTTGGCGAAGGGCTTTCGACGCTGGTGGCGATCGGATTCCTGAATCAATCTTACCAATTGGTCACGCTCGACGGCCGCGGCGATCGCGAACGCACGGTTGATGCCATTCTCGAGACCGTTCAGTGCGTCGGTCCGGGCGGAATGGTCGGCGGCCAATCTGTCGATCTCAAGATCGCGACCTGCAACGAGTGCAAGGTCTGCGCCCGCTCACTCTATGGCGGCGTGCTTAACCTGAAAACATCGTCGCTCATACGGCTCGCGTTGAATTTAGGAGCGATACTCTCAGGCGGCCGCGGCGACCAGATCGACGCTCTCTCCGATTTTGCCGAAGCCCTCGGCCACGCATATCAGATCAGTGATGACATCATAGATATGCAGCAGGATGCGGCTATCCTCGGAAACCTGAACCCAACCGACGCAGCCCGGGCCGCCGAAACACTGGCGAAAAAGGTCGCCGAATCAAAAAGAGTTCTCACCGACAATTTCCCGCCGTCCGCAGCCCGAACGCGTCTCGTCCAGCTAGTCGATTACGTCGCAGAGCGTAAGCACTGA
- a CDS encoding phytoene/squalene synthase family protein — protein MDSDLDKREFLAKGLVECQAITKKYGTSYYFATQFFPREVREGIYAIYAFARIPDEIVDGKAKVGKDETIAQLNDWRERWRSAMKAGGSDDSVMNAIVHYFKKFDIPEEHGEAFLRSMFMDEERDTYANYAELEEYMYGSAGVIGLMVTKIVGYSTDKAFEHALKLGYAFQLTNFLRDIREDYEELGRVYMPQDELRRFGLSNADISERVWDERFVEFMKFQIERNREVYREALPGIPMLAFRGRLAVRISYVLYKAILAEVERVNYNVYLGRVRTNFRQKLWLSAKALVGVYE, from the coding sequence ATGGATTCTGATCTAGACAAAAGAGAATTTCTCGCCAAGGGCCTCGTCGAATGTCAGGCGATCACTAAAAAATACGGTACGAGCTATTATTTCGCGACGCAGTTCTTCCCGCGTGAGGTTCGCGAGGGGATTTACGCAATTTATGCGTTCGCGCGGATCCCGGATGAGATCGTTGATGGTAAGGCGAAGGTCGGTAAGGATGAGACGATCGCTCAGCTAAACGATTGGCGTGAACGCTGGCGCTCCGCCATGAAAGCAGGCGGCAGCGACGACAGCGTGATGAACGCGATCGTCCATTATTTTAAGAAGTTCGACATTCCTGAGGAACACGGCGAAGCGTTTCTGCGGTCGATGTTCATGGACGAGGAACGCGACACGTATGCCAACTACGCCGAACTCGAGGAATACATGTACGGTTCGGCCGGAGTGATCGGGCTGATGGTGACTAAGATCGTCGGGTATTCGACCGACAAGGCTTTTGAGCATGCGTTGAAACTCGGGTACGCATTTCAGCTCACGAATTTTCTGCGGGACATTCGCGAAGACTACGAAGAACTCGGGCGGGTCTACATGCCGCAGGACGAGCTGCGGCGGTTCGGTTTGTCGAACGCCGACATCTCGGAACGCGTTTGGGACGAGCGTTTTGTCGAGTTTATGAAGTTCCAGATCGAGCGAAATCGTGAGGTCTATCGCGAAGCCCTGCCCGGTATCCCGATGCTCGCCTTCCGCGGGCGGTTGGCCGTCAGGATCTCGTATGTGCTTTATAAAGCCATCTTAGCCGAAGTCGAGCGCGTTAATTACAATGTATATCTGGGACGCGTGAGAACCAATTTCCGGCAAAAGCTATGGCTCTCGGCGAAGGCTTTGGTCGGGGTTTATGAATAA
- a CDS encoding prenyltransferase, translated as MPDLRFLLKVSRPRFWFYIFGPYIVGLVAAISERSELLTWRPAVFALFFLFPANLLIYGVNDIFDYETDKLNEKKTEYEALVAPDRRKLLTIAILATNLPFIIAAIIFAPVALPSLAGFLFFSIFYSAPPIRAKAKPFLDSAFNILYVFPGAFAYQMLSGSFPPITLMIAAGCWTAAMHAYSAIPDIEADKKANLQTIATVCGPYLTLAICAALYLAAAIISFEYLGMVSVSLGFAYVFLMLASVRSYRTGRLFKLYKAFPLINILAGFILFWEVALQKLL; from the coding sequence ATGCCCGATCTCCGTTTTTTACTAAAAGTCAGCCGCCCGCGGTTTTGGTTCTATATTTTCGGTCCGTACATCGTCGGCCTAGTGGCCGCTATTTCCGAACGCAGCGAACTACTGACTTGGCGGCCGGCGGTTTTCGCATTGTTTTTTCTATTTCCAGCAAACCTGCTGATCTACGGCGTCAACGACATTTTCGATTACGAAACCGACAAGCTAAACGAAAAAAAGACTGAATATGAAGCCCTCGTCGCTCCTGATCGCCGAAAACTTTTAACGATCGCCATACTCGCGACAAATCTACCGTTCATCATCGCCGCGATCATTTTCGCACCCGTTGCGTTGCCCTCGCTCGCGGGGTTTCTGTTCTTCTCGATCTTCTACTCAGCACCGCCGATCAGGGCAAAGGCGAAGCCGTTTCTCGATTCGGCGTTCAATATACTGTACGTCTTTCCGGGAGCTTTCGCTTATCAAATGCTGTCCGGCTCGTTCCCGCCGATCACCCTTATGATCGCCGCCGGATGCTGGACAGCCGCGATGCATGCTTATTCCGCAATTCCCGACATCGAGGCTGATAAAAAGGCAAACCTACAAACCATCGCCACCGTCTGCGGCCCTTATCTGACGCTCGCGATCTGCGCGGCCTTGTATCTCGCCGCCGCAATCATCTCATTCGAATACCTCGGTATGGTGAGCGTTTCGCTCGGCTTTGCGTACGTTTTTTTGATGCTCGCATCGGTTCGGTCTTATCGAACGGGCAGGCTTTTCAAGCTTTACAAGGCATTTCCGCTAATAAACATCCTGGCCGGTTTCATACTTTTTTGGGAAGTCGCCTTACAAAAACTCCTTTAA
- the idi gene encoding isopentenyl-diphosphate Delta-isomerase — MQLAAAEVEGISTLGDGKPREITVDQSAKQASPQIERQAAKSDFGLMVISSKQLWLVVGVLAILATSAFFMSNVVIPAEAAFVSGINIILFAAPAFWAVKMWLGVRDAVLLFVVLGVLALVIETSAIITGFPYGHFGYSDLLGYRLLGYTPWTVFLAWTPLVLAAFAISKRLAVSGKLWAVRIVLVAVILVVFDLVLDPGAVKIGFWRYEGGGVFYGVPVSNFLGWLFSGAIAGAVLEIFTLIKKPLLPAPAQMISSAFFIVSFWTFIAFFSGMYWPLAIGVVAVALLAGFYAKYHYAFDDMIVYVDEYNNPIGTSRKLPAHDGETRRHRAFSVFLFNDKGELLLQQRALTKKTWPGVWSNSCCGHVMLHESTERAARRRLKYELGMQVNKLHLILPDFRYRAEKDGVVENEICPVFVGFASALPRPNPLEVNDVKWVDWERFVVEVADPANGYSPWAREEVELLVNSKDFSTFQEALPAVY; from the coding sequence TTGCAGCTTGCTGCCGCTGAGGTTGAGGGGATCTCAACTTTGGGCGACGGCAAGCCGCGAGAAATTACAGTCGATCAATCGGCGAAGCAAGCTTCGCCGCAAATAGAGCGGCAAGCCGCAAAATCAGATTTTGGCTTGATGGTGATCAGTTCAAAACAACTTTGGTTAGTCGTGGGCGTATTGGCTATATTGGCGACGAGCGCTTTCTTCATGTCGAATGTCGTGATCCCGGCTGAGGCGGCGTTTGTTTCGGGCATCAACATCATTCTTTTCGCCGCTCCCGCGTTTTGGGCGGTGAAGATGTGGCTCGGCGTTCGCGATGCTGTTTTGTTATTCGTCGTGCTGGGCGTTTTGGCTTTGGTCATTGAGACGAGTGCGATCATTACGGGCTTTCCGTACGGGCATTTTGGATATTCGGATCTGTTGGGATATCGATTGCTTGGATATACACCGTGGACGGTTTTTCTGGCGTGGACGCCTTTGGTTTTGGCGGCGTTTGCTATCAGCAAACGGCTAGCGGTGAGCGGTAAGCTGTGGGCGGTGAGGATCGTGTTGGTTGCGGTTATTTTGGTTGTTTTCGATCTCGTGCTCGATCCGGGAGCGGTGAAGATCGGGTTCTGGCGGTACGAGGGCGGCGGTGTATTTTATGGCGTGCCGGTTTCGAATTTTCTAGGCTGGCTGTTTTCGGGGGCAATTGCCGGGGCCGTGCTTGAGATCTTTACCCTGATCAAAAAACCTTTGCTGCCCGCCCCGGCGCAAATGATCTCGAGTGCGTTTTTTATTGTCTCGTTTTGGACTTTCATCGCGTTTTTCTCGGGGATGTATTGGCCCTTAGCGATAGGGGTCGTCGCTGTTGCCTTGCTCGCAGGGTTTTACGCCAAATACCACTACGCCTTTGACGACATGATCGTGTATGTTGACGAATACAACAACCCGATAGGCACTTCGCGAAAGCTGCCCGCTCATGACGGCGAGACCCGGCGCCATCGAGCCTTCTCGGTCTTCCTCTTCAACGACAAAGGCGAATTGCTGCTCCAGCAGCGTGCCCTCACCAAAAAAACCTGGCCCGGCGTCTGGTCAAACTCGTGCTGCGGCCACGTCATGCTTCACGAATCCACCGAGCGTGCCGCCCGCCGCCGTCTGAAATACGAACTCGGGATGCAAGTCAACAAACTCCACCTCATCCTCCCCGATTTCCGCTACCGCGCCGAAAAAGATGGTGTAGTCGAGAACGAGATATGTCCGGTTTTTGTTGGTTTTGCATCCGCTTTGCCGCGTCCAAATCCGCTAGAAGTGAATGATGTGAAATGGGTCGATTGGGAACGGTTCGTCGTCGAGGTTGCCGATCCGGCGAACGGATATTCGCCGTGGGCGAGGGAAGAGGTTGAGTTGTTAGTTAATTCGAAGGATTTTTCGACTTTTCAGGAAGCACTTCCAGCAGTTTATTAG
- the coaBC gene encoding bifunctional phosphopantothenoylcysteine decarboxylase/phosphopantothenate--cysteine ligase CoaBC, with protein sequence MTKFRIGLGVSGGIAAYKAVEVLRLLQKAGCDVQVAMTRHATEFVQPLTFRALTERHVIVDDYDPANPDPIAHINFSQNIDLLLIVPATANVIAKFANGVADDFLSSTYLATTAPVMIAPAMNTTMWEQPATRRNVAQLRADGVHFVEPVAGELACKTVGTGKLEDVENIVEQALSLLKTGDGRQETGDKRQEPEDISGSLAPVSSLLSHVSDLAGENFLITVGGTREAIDPVRFISNHSSGKMGFAVAQAAAARGATVTVVAGVTTVPPPDGVHLIHAVSADEMHAVVMNELKAATVFVGAAAVADYAPANPADSKIKKDGRDLMTLELRKTLDILNDVSLHRHEGLLVVGFAAETNDVVGYARSKMEKKGLDLVVANDITKAGAGFNTDTNIATILTRSGDEIELPLMSKREMADRILDEVLRLRQS encoded by the coding sequence ATGACGAAATTTCGCATAGGTTTAGGCGTTTCGGGCGGTATTGCGGCTTATAAGGCGGTCGAGGTTTTGCGGCTGTTGCAGAAGGCCGGGTGCGATGTTCAGGTTGCGATGACGCGGCATGCGACGGAGTTTGTGCAGCCGTTGACGTTTAGGGCTTTGACGGAACGGCATGTCATCGTTGACGACTACGATCCGGCGAATCCTGATCCGATCGCGCACATCAATTTTTCGCAAAACATCGACCTGCTGCTGATCGTCCCGGCGACGGCGAATGTCATTGCCAAATTCGCGAACGGCGTGGCGGATGATTTTCTTTCTTCGACCTATCTCGCGACGACCGCACCCGTGATGATCGCCCCGGCGATGAATACGACGATGTGGGAACAGCCCGCCACGCGGCGGAATGTGGCGCAGCTACGGGCCGACGGAGTGCATTTTGTCGAGCCGGTCGCGGGGGAACTCGCGTGTAAGACGGTCGGGACGGGGAAGTTGGAGGATGTGGAGAATATTGTCGAGCAGGCTCTTTCCTTGTTGAAGACGGGAGACGGGAGACAGGAGACGGGAGATAAGAGACAAGAGCCCGAAGACATTTCAGGCTCTCTGGCTCCTGTCTCAAGTCTCCTGTCTCATGTCTCAGACTTGGCGGGCGAAAACTTTCTCATTACAGTTGGTGGCACGCGTGAGGCGATCGATCCGGTTCGGTTCATTTCTAATCATTCGTCGGGGAAGATGGGGTTTGCGGTGGCTCAGGCGGCGGCCGCGAGGGGGGCGACAGTTACGGTTGTGGCTGGTGTGACGACGGTACCGCCGCCGGATGGCGTGCATTTGATCCATGCCGTGTCAGCTGACGAGATGCACGCTGTGGTGATGAACGAGTTGAAAGCGGCAACGGTCTTCGTCGGTGCTGCGGCTGTCGCGGATTACGCACCGGCAAATCCCGCAGATTCGAAGATCAAGAAGGACGGCCGCGATTTAATGACGCTTGAGCTTAGAAAGACCCTCGATATACTGAACGACGTTTCACTTCACCGTCACGAAGGGCTGCTCGTCGTCGGATTTGCGGCGGAGACGAATGATGTTGTGGGCTACGCCCGGTCAAAAATGGAAAAGAAAGGCCTTGATCTAGTGGTAGCGAACGATATTACTAAGGCTGGAGCGGGATTTAATACGGATACCAACATCGCGACGATCCTGACGCGTTCGGGCGACGAGATCGAGCTGCCGTTGATGTCGAAACGGGAAATGGCCGATCGCATTCTGGACGAGGTTCTCCGATTACGGCAGTCGTAA
- a CDS encoding uracil-DNA glycosylase, translating to MPRPEIKTTERPPAGSRLSSLPTLSTRKKTVPFFDKYNPEERPETGDKRQETQTSVPAFDTLLGLPEATETIEQIRAEIGKDCRRCKLCDLGRTQVVNSVGNFNADLMFVGEAPGADEDAQGEPFVGKAGQLLTDIIEKGLQIPRKDVFIGSITRCRPPGNRAPEPDESVVCKPFLQREIAVVRPKVIVVLGATAAQNLLETKVPISKLRGRFHDYLGTKVMPTFHPAYLLRDPHKKREVWEDMKMVKSYLTATGG from the coding sequence ATGCCGCGGCCGGAAATAAAAACAACGGAGCGACCGCCTGCCGGTTCGCGATTGTCCTCGCTGCCGACTCTTTCTACAAGGAAAAAAACTGTGCCATTTTTTGATAAATACAACCCTGAAGAGAGGCCGGAGACTGGAGACAAGAGACAGGAGACGCAAACGAGCGTTCCGGCTTTTGATACGTTGCTAGGCTTGCCTGAGGCGACGGAAACTATCGAGCAGATCAGGGCTGAGATCGGGAAGGATTGCCGGCGTTGCAAGCTTTGTGATCTTGGGCGGACGCAGGTTGTGAACAGTGTTGGTAATTTTAATGCTGACCTGATGTTTGTCGGCGAGGCTCCGGGAGCGGATGAGGATGCGCAGGGCGAGCCGTTTGTCGGGAAGGCCGGGCAATTGCTGACCGATATTATTGAGAAAGGCTTGCAGATACCTCGCAAAGACGTTTTTATCGGCAGCATAACTCGCTGCCGCCCGCCGGGGAATCGAGCACCCGAACCGGATGAATCCGTGGTGTGCAAACCATTTCTGCAACGCGAGATCGCGGTGGTTCGTCCAAAGGTGATTGTGGTGTTGGGAGCGACGGCGGCGCAGAATTTGCTCGAGACGAAGGTGCCGATATCGAAGCTGCGTGGCCGGTTTCATGATTATTTGGGTACGAAAGTCATGCCGACGTTTCATCCCGCGTATCTTCTTCGTGACCCGCACAAGAAGCGCGAGGTTTGGGAAGATATGAAGATGGTCAAAAGTTATCTGACCGCGACTGGAGGGTGA
- a CDS encoding isoaspartyl peptidase/L-asparaginase, which yields MRILVLFLVIASFVTPDVTFGQKPTFTELKQLQGPQNPRLGFMIHGGAGVLAKSSMTPEKEKAFRADLERAVLAGYKVLQEGNTSVDAVVAAIKILEDSPLFNAGKGAVFTHDGTNELDASIMDGKTQGAGAVAGLRHIKNPITLARAVMEKSEHVMMIGEGAEKFAKTQKIDFVDEKYFWTQHRWDALQQVLKEEEEKKRKAEGEKKPGVSGSIPASSLGINRFGTVGAVALDKDGNLAAGTSTGGMTNKKFGRVGDAPIIGAGTYANNNSCAVSATGWGEYFIRLGVARDICSLVEYRQMPIQNAADTVIKKKLQSMGGDGGVIAMDRFGFMAISFNSEGMYRAYIGADGKPVVEIY from the coding sequence ATGCGAATTTTAGTTTTGTTTTTGGTTATCGCGAGTTTTGTCACGCCTGATGTAACATTTGGTCAGAAACCGACTTTCACTGAATTAAAGCAGCTTCAAGGCCCGCAGAATCCGCGGCTTGGGTTTATGATCCATGGCGGTGCCGGCGTTTTGGCTAAGTCGTCGATGACCCCGGAGAAGGAAAAGGCTTTTCGGGCTGATCTGGAACGGGCGGTTTTGGCCGGCTATAAGGTATTGCAGGAAGGGAATACGAGCGTTGACGCGGTCGTCGCGGCGATCAAGATCCTCGAAGATTCGCCGTTGTTCAATGCCGGCAAAGGTGCGGTCTTTACGCATGACGGTACGAACGAACTAGATGCGTCGATCATGGACGGCAAAACGCAGGGTGCGGGAGCGGTCGCTGGGCTGCGGCATATCAAAAATCCGATAACTCTCGCGCGTGCCGTGATGGAAAAGTCGGAGCACGTGATGATGATCGGCGAAGGTGCCGAAAAATTTGCGAAGACGCAGAAGATCGATTTTGTTGACGAAAAGTATTTCTGGACGCAGCACCGTTGGGATGCTTTGCAGCAAGTCTTAAAGGAAGAAGAGGAGAAGAAGAGAAAGGCGGAAGGTGAGAAGAAGCCGGGCGTTTCCGGGTCTATTCCCGCTTCTTCGCTTGGTATCAACCGGTTTGGGACTGTTGGCGCGGTTGCTCTCGATAAAGACGGGAACTTGGCGGCGGGTACTTCGACGGGCGGGATGACGAATAAGAAATTCGGGCGGGTTGGCGATGCTCCGATCATTGGGGCCGGGACCTATGCGAACAATAATTCGTGTGCGGTCTCGGCTACCGGTTGGGGCGAGTATTTTATACGGCTCGGTGTGGCTCGCGATATCTGTTCGTTGGTGGAATACCGCCAGATGCCGATCCAGAATGCGGCCGATACGGTCATCAAGAAAAAGCTCCAATCAATGGGCGGCGACGGCGGCGTTATCGCGATGGACCGGTTTGGTTTTATGGCGATATCCTTCAATTCTGAAGGAATGTATCGGGCGTATATCGGAGCTGATGGGAAGCCTGTTGTCGAGATCTACTAG
- a CDS encoding competence/damage-inducible protein A: protein MLSAEIIAIGSELLTPDKTDTNSLWLTEKLNDIGIDVKLKTIVGDDGDRLEETVRDAMRRSDIVITTGGLGPTEDDITRQFTASAVGRELVYHDDIEQHLRERFRAWGREMPEINKRQAFVMDGSEILPNPNGSAVGMYLEIDGKMLAILPGPPRENQPMFLEHVFPKFQAVSGDVFVRRRLLKVSGKGESAVDEIAAPIYTAYPDVQTSILFNKSEVEIHVAAQASDPETSQATADKLAEELAAALGNAVFSTHGESMEEVVGKRLAKLGQTVAVAESCTGGLIGQRLTEVPGSSAYFMEGAITYSNAAKMRTLGVPAEILETHGAVSAECAEAMAVGMREYASTDHAISVTGIAGPDGGSEEKPVGTVFIGYAGPKGVKSVRLVLPGDRYLIRWRSSQAALDYLRRQLSEPPA, encoded by the coding sequence ATGCTAAGTGCAGAAATTATTGCTATTGGATCTGAGCTTTTGACGCCGGATAAGACCGATACGAACAGTCTTTGGCTAACGGAAAAGCTTAACGACATCGGTATCGACGTCAAACTGAAGACCATCGTCGGCGATGACGGCGATCGGTTGGAGGAAACGGTGCGGGATGCGATGCGGCGATCGGATATTGTGATCACGACCGGCGGGCTTGGGCCGACTGAGGACGATATTACGCGGCAGTTTACGGCGAGTGCGGTCGGACGAGAGCTGGTTTATCACGACGATATCGAGCAGCATTTGCGCGAACGCTTTCGAGCGTGGGGCCGTGAAATGCCGGAGATCAATAAGCGGCAGGCATTTGTGATGGACGGCTCGGAGATATTGCCGAATCCTAACGGCTCAGCGGTCGGGATGTACCTTGAGATCGACGGAAAAATGCTCGCGATCCTCCCCGGGCCGCCGCGTGAGAATCAGCCGATGTTTCTGGAGCACGTTTTCCCTAAATTTCAGGCGGTCTCGGGCGATGTATTTGTGCGGCGGCGTCTGCTGAAGGTTTCCGGAAAGGGCGAATCGGCGGTTGATGAGATCGCAGCTCCTATATATACCGCTTATCCTGACGTTCAAACTTCAATTCTATTTAATAAGAGCGAGGTCGAGATCCACGTTGCCGCACAGGCAAGCGATCCTGAGACATCTCAGGCGACGGCGGATAAACTGGCAGAGGAACTCGCCGCTGCGCTGGGAAATGCGGTTTTTTCCACCCACGGTGAAAGCATGGAAGAGGTCGTCGGTAAGCGTCTGGCGAAACTTGGCCAAACTGTCGCGGTCGCTGAAAGCTGTACCGGCGGGCTGATCGGTCAGCGATTAACGGAAGTTCCCGGCTCGTCTGCGTATTTTATGGAAGGTGCGATCACGTATTCCAACGCGGCGAAGATGCGGACACTTGGCGTTCCTGCCGAGATACTCGAAACGCACGGAGCGGTCAGTGCCGAGTGTGCTGAAGCGATGGCTGTTGGCATGCGGGAATACGCTTCGACAGATCACGCGATATCGGTAACGGGAATTGCCGGGCCCGACGGCGGCAGCGAGGAAAAACCGGTTGGAACTGTCTTTATCGGCTACGCAGGGCCGAAGGGCGTGAAATCTGTGAGGCTCGTGCTGCCGGGAGACCGATATTTGATCCGGTGGCGTTCGAGCCAGGCAGCGTTGGATTATTTGCGGCGGCAGTTGTCAGAACCGCCTGCGTAA
- a CDS encoding type II secretion system protein: MSKLVRQLKGQSGYSMLELIATLGVLAVLVMGTIPMAQNALKRQKEQRLREALATMRRAIDEFKRDTYGACPQGAVNSVNPTIPGGGGIVPTDPRSRVVIDDCKIFESDNLDRYPPSLEMLADGVKVKSRQPNLTSGSGIRDGSLQATEINEEKEIIKVYLREIPVDPMTGEKEWKLRSSYQDVDSENWDDINVFDVRSSSEEEAMNGEKYSDW; encoded by the coding sequence ATGAGCAAACTTGTTCGACAACTTAAAGGGCAGTCGGGTTACAGCATGCTCGAGTTGATTGCTACGCTTGGGGTTCTCGCCGTGCTCGTTATGGGCACGATCCCGATGGCTCAGAACGCCCTCAAACGCCAGAAGGAACAGCGTTTACGCGAAGCTCTGGCAACGATGCGGCGGGCGATCGATGAATTTAAACGCGACACGTATGGAGCGTGTCCGCAAGGAGCGGTGAACTCCGTGAACCCGACGATCCCGGGCGGCGGCGGTATAGTTCCGACCGATCCTCGAAGCCGCGTCGTGATCGACGACTGCAAGATCTTTGAATCAGACAATCTCGACCGCTATCCCCCATCGCTTGAAATGCTCGCTGATGGCGTAAAAGTTAAGTCACGGCAGCCCAATCTAACCAGTGGCAGCGGGATCCGTGATGGTTCATTGCAGGCGACCGAGATCAACGAAGAGAAAGAGATCATTAAGGTTTACCTTCGCGAGATCCCGGTCGATCCGATGACCGGCGAAAAAGAATGGAAGCTTCGTTCCTCTTATCAGGACGTTGACTCGGAAAACTGGGACGACATAAATGTCTTCGACGTGCGTTCATCCTCGGAAGAGGAGGCTATGAATGGAGAGAAGTATAGTGATTGGTAA
- a CDS encoding type II secretion system protein: MERSIVIGKKRSFDFRFSIFDFSSHLARRAVSYPPKIQDPKSKIQKQKGFSLLELMIAMFIMIILLSIAVPTYERSVRNAREIVLKENLFQLRRAIDQYAGDKGKLPSSVDDLVESKYLREKPYDPISEKQEWDEIQGEDPNSADGEQGLVNVKTLAPGEDVNGVPYSDY; this comes from the coding sequence ATGGAGAGAAGTATAGTGATTGGTAAGAAACGGAGCTTCGATTTTCGATTTTCGATTTTTGATTTCTCGTCGCATTTAGCGCGGCGGGCAGTTTCGTATCCGCCAAAGATCCAGGATCCAAAATCTAAAATCCAAAAACAGAAAGGATTTTCTTTGCTTGAGCTGATGATCGCGATGTTTATCATGATCATCCTGCTCTCGATCGCGGTGCCGACGTATGAGCGGAGCGTGCGGAATGCTCGCGAGATCGTTTTGAAAGAGAACCTTTTCCAGCTGCGGCGTGCGATCGACCAGTATGCGGGTGATAAGGGCAAGCTTCCCTCGTCGGTTGACGATCTGGTCGAGTCGAAATACCTGCGCGAAAAGCCATACGACCCGATCTCAGAAAAACAGGAATGGGATGAGATACAGGGTGAGGACCCGAATTCTGCCGATGGTGAGCAGGGCCTGGTAAACGTTAAGACACTCGCTCCAGGTGAGGATGTGAACGGCGTTCCCTACAGCGATTATTGA
- a CDS encoding sigma-70 family RNA polymerase sigma factor, translating to MTAQAIPIEGIRTLTDGELIVNAVNGRTDGFEELVRRYQRPITSYVFRMLGDYDLSLDVTQEVFIKVYNSLTKYSPEYKFSTWLYRIAHNAAVDHMRRNSVTPQSLETENADGSYQIQLESRGSSPEQDRERSEWRTEIDSVVKCLPSAYRDLIILRHSRDLSYDEIADITGLPLGTVKNRLFRAREMMREMFIERGFTGV from the coding sequence ATGACTGCACAAGCGATACCAATTGAAGGGATTCGAACTCTGACCGATGGCGAGTTGATCGTCAATGCGGTCAACGGCCGTACCGACGGTTTTGAGGAGCTTGTCAGGCGTTACCAGCGTCCGATCACCAGCTATGTTTTCCGGATGTTGGGCGACTATGACCTGTCGCTCGACGTCACTCAGGAAGTCTTCATTAAGGTTTACAACTCGCTCACCAAATACAGCCCTGAATACAAGTTCTCGACGTGGCTTTACCGCATTGCTCATAACGCTGCGGTAGATCATATGCGCCGCAATTCGGTAACGCCGCAGAGCCTGGAGACCGAAAATGCTGACGGTTCGTATCAGATCCAGTTGGAAAGCCGCGGCTCTTCGCCCGAGCAGGACCGCGAACGCAGTGAATGGCGGACAGAGATCGATTCCGTCGTTAAATGCCTTCCGTCCGCATACCGCGATCTGATCATACTTCGACACTCACGTGATCTCAGCTACGACGAGATCGCCGATATTACCGGTTTGCCGCTCGGCACTGTTAAGAATCGTCTTTTTCGTGCACGTGAAATGATGCGTGAAATGTTCATCGAACGAGGATTTACGGGAGTTTAG